From the genome of Brassica oleracea var. oleracea cultivar TO1000 chromosome C4, BOL, whole genome shotgun sequence:
ATGTAAGAAATAATCTGCCAGTTTTTTCAGTGATTATTGATTTTATATATTTGTTAATAGAAAAGCTTAAATATGTTTCTTATCAAGAGTTACTTTTAATTTTACTCTAAATTATATTATATATATTTTTTATATTATTATCTATATAATACATAAGTAATCAAAATGCTAACCATTAATTGTATTTTGTTTTTATTATCTATATAACATGCAAAGGAAGTTTTTAAATCTTTCTTAAAATATATTTTAATATAAATTATAATTTAAATTGTATTATAAAATTAGTTATTATACATAATATTATTTGGAATATTATATCTAATTTTTTTTATAACTCACCAAAAGTTACAACATTAATTAGATATAATTGGAAACATTAAAATAAATGAAAGTCTAGCATTGATGACACAATTTCCTTAAATACATATTTGTGATAGTCATTATTGGGTAAGTATTATTTGTTTGGTTATTGACATACGTTGATTCTTGATTTAGTTTTTTTAGAACTGAATTAAATAAATAAAAATAAACAAAAGTTATCGACCAATCAAATTAAAACAATTAATTAGAAAGCTCTTATATGAGTGACACATAAGCAAAATCAATAAACTTACTTATCAATTAATATATAGTAGGATATGAAGAGTACTTTTATGTGTCATGAATTGACAAAATTATCTTCTTGTTATTAAACCTAAATCTAACTAGTTACAGCTTCTCCCTCTATTTTGTTCGGAAGACATATTTTGTGAGAACCATAAATTACCGATTCCACAAATCAGTTTCGCCGGCGCTGTCTCACCGGCTCTGCCTCACTGCTCGTTTTGTAATACTTCGTCCTCGACCACACAACAACCGTAATTCCTCTCATTACTCACGCTCCCAACACAAATACATCCTCTTATACTGCCCAGATTCCCGATTTTACTAGGTCATTCGATATCCACCAAAATTACTCAGACTCTCTTCAGACTTTCTACACAGCCCCTCTAACCCTGTGCCTAACCACAAATTCTCAGCCTTTAACCACAAAACCTCAGACCTTATTGACCACAAGTTCTGAGCCTAACTAACCACAACTTTCATCCCTTACTTCCTAACCTAACCACAATGGTATTTGTGGTTAGGAACCACTGACCACTAACCACACACCAATCCGAAAATCTCTACAATACGTTACTAACCACTAACCACATGTAACAAAAAAATACAAACACTTTCATCATGAGTACTCACCTTAACTCACAACAACTAAACCAGACTTTTATATCTTTTTTTTTTTGGTTTCTTGATGTTATTTGTTGTATAAATTTTGAAAATTCCATTAATATTCGTTCTTGACCACTTGACCACAACTAGAAAAAACAATCCTATAGCTATTATCTATGACCACATCCACGCACAACATAATTGTTCTCATATACAATTCTCATGTGTCTTGTGTTAATGTTTCACATCCACATTCTGTTGACCATGTTTTGTTATCCATATGTATGTACCAAATGAAAGAAATTCTATTTAAAATTCTATTTCATATATATACATATGGATATCAATATAAAAAGAAAAAACTATGTTTATTTTATAGATACATTTATATATATATATATACTATTAAATCAGGATTCTATCTATTTTTAACCCTTACATTGCCCTTTTATTTACTACATATGCCATTATTTCATTAAAGGTAATTAGGACATTTTAGATTTAATGCAAGCCACAATTTTTTTCTGGATTTTCTTGCTATATTCTATATTTTATAATATTTTAATAACAATTAAAGGAAACCAAATCTAACTAATATTGATAATACGTAAATATATAATTTAAACTAATCCCATCGAAAGTTTTACATTTAGAAATATATTGTTATCATTTACAAAAAAAAATATCATTTTAAAAATATGTTGAGCATAGCAAATATGAATTTAAAGTTTCATGTTATTACGATATTTACTTGGTCATATATAAATTATTTTATTATGAATTATCTACTTGATAAAGACCAAGTAGATAATACAAGGTTGGTAGGCTTTTGACATTTCAGGATTAGTATGACTGTTTAGGTCTTATAACCTTTTCTCATGGTTCTGGTGTTTGCAAGCATATAGAGTTCTCTCACTTGATTCACTATGGTTGGTACTTTTTCTCTTATTCTATTAAACACTTTACATGTGTTCATGGGGTCTTGGCGTTCAAGTTAAGCGGGATGTAGAGTCATATATACAAGGAACAAGAGGTTGCAAAAAAAAACTAAAAGGTCCAGGTTTCTGTGGATACATAGTATCTCAAAGGAAGTACAAGAAAGGAAATCGGGTGGTCTATCTTGGTATATATTACATGAGTTTTTGATGGATACGTTGTACACCCTTCATTCAATAGGTTTCTCAACGATCAAAGGTCTATGAAATGCAATAATTTATGGGAGGTCCTGATTATGGGTTGATGGTTGTTTATCGTGCTGTACGGTTTTGCGAGTTTTGAACATAGTTATGTTATGTATAATACATGGCTGGTTAATCAAAGAATGCATCTTTCAGTCCAAGTCTTATTATGATAAGAAGGAAATATATAGCGGTTTGTTTATGTACAATGGAAGGACCTTTTTACTAATAGCATAGCGAGAAAATAGTAAACTAAATGGGCAAAGAGTATGGGGAAAAGTTCCCCGTTATTGCAGACAATAAGATGTTAACAAGATGTTCAAGGGGTTAACTATAAAAGGAAGATGGAGCCTGGTTGCTTATTGAACAGGAACCAGGAGGCAGAGGTTTGTTCTCTGGATAGATTCCATGGAAATTTGATGGGGAGATTAGTCAGTTTTTACAGATGTATACTCTCAGGTTTTCATTAAGAACAGTGTATTGGTGGACATGTCGTACGTATAACTGACGCTTTTATTATCATCGTGGTTTCACTGTTTCAGAAAAATATCAAATTCTACGCACTGCAAACAAACAAGAACATTTTCCGAATCTCATTTGAGAGGAATACAAAAATATTAAAGTAGGAACAAACAAATTAAACTTAGTTGATTAATCAATGGAAAATAATAAAAAAACTTAAGTTAATTTCCTATTTCAATTATCACCAATGATTTATATATTATTATTGTTTAAAAAATTAGAAATTGATATTGTAACAAATTCATAAACTCTAATAAACAGATTAAAGAATAACTTGGGCAACACTACATATATTAACTACACGCTCTAATCTATATAATCCCAATATTATATTCAGTAAGTTTTGAAACCTTTTAAAACATGATGTAATGTTATTCCAACTCTGTGTAGACGTATTAGAAATCTATTTTTATTTTATAAACAAAGATAATCATTTAAAAGCAAAAAAAATATAAATAATCAACGCAATTCTATTAACACAATTATATTATAAATAAAGATAAAATATATGAAACAAATTACATTTTACAAATATATTTTTCAATAAAATTTTAAAAGGAAAATCTAAAGAAAGATAAATTTTTTAAGTCTTCTATAAAATAAAATACAAATATATGAAAATATGACATTTACTAAATATTGGTAATTTTTTTAAAAAACATTAAAGAAAATAAACTCGCGCTTTGAAAGCGCGGATCAAAATCTAGTATATTATTAATGCTGAATCCCTAATAGGATTCAGCCTTTGCATTTCTATCATAATTACAATGTCATGCCATTGACATTTAATTTTAATATATATTATTTATTTGAAATAAACAATTGAGTATTTCCTAATAATTCCATATTTTGTGAATGATATGCAATCTATACATTCCATTTAATTCAAACATTTAATATTCTAACCGTTAGTTATACTAGAATAAATTTTATCTAGTATATTTTTAAATTAAACGTAATTCTTTTCTAAATTGATATTACATAAATTCTCTAAATATATATATGCTTACAAAACTATTATTGTACATAAATCTTAACTGAAAATTTATAATTATTTTTAAATTAATATTTAAAGACTTTAAATAAAGTTGATTTTTCTAAACCAACCTATGATTAATGAGTAGACATTTTACAATTACTGATTTTCAGGTTATTTCATCGAATATACAAAATATTTATCAAGTAAAAACGAGTTTACCAAATAGATTTTTTATTTATGTTATGAACTAAGAAATGGATTACTAATTTTATCAACAAAAATAATTTTGCGTTTTGAAAAGCAGGTCAAAATCTAGTTTATATATTAAATATGAAATGTTGATGTATTAGATATGTGGGGGTGTAAAGATTATAACTAAATAAAAATCTATAGTATTAAAATGGAAGGATTCCTAAAAAATCTACTTATAAAAGGTTGTTGCACCTACTCATTAATATTTTTTTGGTTTTACCCTTATTTTCTCTAACTATACCATATCTATTAAGATACTTTGCTAACGTGTTGTTTCATTTAATTTTCTAGCGTAACATGTGGAATATTTGGTTTCCTTAAATACATGTCCTCATTTATTTTCTAGCGTATACAAAATATTACAAATTTAGTTTTTAAGAAATATGAATATAAAAGTCTGCAACTTAAAAAATACTAACAAACTTTTTCAAACCTTTAGAATATGAATATACACCTCAAATATATATTGTCAAAAAAATTATTATTTCTAATTTTTAATAAGATGATTTCTTGAATATAAAAATTGGATGCAGTTTATTTTTCAAATTTGTATTTTAATAAAATATTGCAAATATAAAAACGCAAGGAACAAATATCATTATTTTTGTTAAAGTAAAATTTTGTCAAAACATATTTTCGACGCTTTAAAATCGCCGATCAAATAGTTGATTCAGTTTTATATACTATTATAAAGTATATCCGAAATTTAATAATAATTTTTAAAAGTATTATAAGGTTTTTCTCGGTCTTTGTTAGGTCAACCGGTGTCGTTTCACTGGTTAATAACAAGTTTTTGGATTTTGTCAAACTTTGAATATATAAATAGGTTTTCATTAATCCAATATTTTAAGTATATTATTTGAATTTTTAAAATTCAGGTATCTGTTTGGTTCTCGGTTCGATTTATTTTTTTGTTCCAGAGATATATATGATTTGTTAGGTTATTTATGAAATTCAGTTAAATTGGTTTCGTTGTTTTCAGTTTGGTATAGCTATAGTTCCGGATAAATATGCTCAAACTATACATTATTTATAAAAAATTGATTTCAAAAGAATTTATTTGATTTCGAAAACAAATCTGCGATTTTTAAGCGCGGGTCAAAATCTAGTGTTTTTTTATAACACATGGGAAACTAGATTGTTACCAGACAAATAAGGTTCCTAACTAACTGTTTGATTCAAGAATATTTAAGTAAAAATGAATTCATTTACCTCGCTTCAAAGTACATCACAAGTAAGAAGTATGTGAAAGTGTAAGATTCCAAGCCCAAAGTTTGTCTTAATGCTAAGCATCTAGGGGCTTCAGCGGATGATCCGGGCTGTTCTCGGTATAAAAATACTTGGATGGAGGACGTGCTATGCAACAAATTTTGTATATTATAATATCCATAAAGCTTTTCACGTTTTCATTAGTAATTACTTATTCTTTGTATTAGAAGCCCATTAAGCCTTGAAATGATACACGATAAGTTCCATTACAATCGGCCCATTACCAAATTGACTTATTCGGCTTGTTAAGAGTAAATAGGTCGGTATAATTTAATTAAAAATAAAAAATATTAATAAAATATAAATTTACCAATTTCTTCTGATCACGCCTAGTTTCGTCGGTATCTCTTCGCATTAAAGCCCTAAATCTCCCAATTTCAATTGCGATAATTTTGTTCAGAGGGAAATCCACATCTGACGTTCTTCAGATTTGTACAAGGTAAGTTCTTATGCAGTTTCTTCGGTCGAATTTCTTAGTTGATTTTACCTTCTTTTTTTTCAATCAAAATCTGGAAATTGTAGTTCTGTGCTATGTGGGAGAAATTGATCTTCAGATCCTAGTTTTTAACTAATCGTTGTCATTTTTATTATATTGAATGCATCACTAAGTTTTTAGTTTATTTTTTTTTAACTTTTGTTTGCAGAAAACTAACATGAGATTTAGAAAAGGAAGCAGAGTTGAGGTTTTAAGCCTCAGAGAGACACCTTATGGCGCGTGGCGAACAGCCGAGATTCTTTCAGGCAATGGTCACACGTACAGCGTTCGATACTACTCGTTCGGGTTTGCAAAAGATGAGACATTGGAGGAGAGAGTTGCGAGGAAGATGATCAGGCCGTGTCCTCCGCTAATCGATGTATACAGGTGGGAATCTGGCGAACTAGTTGAGGTTCTTGATCACGTTTTCTGGAAACCCGCTACGGTCCTCAAGGAGTTGTCGGGACGATGCTACGTGGTTCGGTTACTTGGCGCCGCCGCGGTGGAACTTACGGTTCATAAAGTTAACCTCAGGGCTCGACAATCTTGGCGAGATGAAAGATGGTGTCTGATTGAAAAGGTATCTTGTTCTGTGAAGTCCTCTACGTTGACTGGTTCTGATGCAAACCAGAATCTAAAGACACGTAAGACGAGTGTTGTTTCTATAAGACTGGTGAAGAGACCTTCACCCTGTGAGTCTGCTGAATCATGCACGGGAACTCCTAAGAAGATGAGATTGACGGAGGAAGCTGCTGCTGCGAAGAATGGTTTCCGTCAAATGGTGAGGGTAAGATCAAAAAGGTTTAGTAGTGATGATACTAGTGATGCATGCTCGGTTGGTAGTTGTAGCCCTATTAGATATGATGAGTCAACTTCTTTTCTAGATGGTTCTTCTAGCCAAGACGCAGACTCTTGTAGTAGTGATGCAGAGTCTTCAAAAGGATGCAGACAAGAAGTGAGGAGGTCCTGTAGGCCTGAACTGTCCACATACCGGAGTACACTGGGGAAGCTATTTGCTCAAGGCCCACTAAACTGGGATCAGGAAGCATCACTAACGGATCTCCGACTTTCTCTTGATATATCAACTGATGAACATTTGATGGAGATAAGAAACCTAACGTCTTCTGCTGGTACAAGACAATAGTAAATTTTGTTAGTAATCAAATATTCTTTTTGATAATTAACAAATCTTATCTTCAGGTACTTCCCTGCAATGTGGAATCAGCTGTTACATATTTTTCTTTTCCAAGAGGGTTCTTATAGTGATCTGTATAGGCAACAGAATGGAAGAAAGTATGTATGGAAACTCCAATCCTTATTGTGATGTTCTTCTTCTTATAGTCAGCTTAATTTTCTTTGGTTATACTTTTGGGATAATGAACTATGAAATGTTACAGTATATATGCGTTAACATAAGTCATGTTTTGAGGATTGAGTTTTTTTTTTTTTTTTGTTGTCTTTCATTGATTTATGCTTTAGATTCTGTTGGATAAGCTGTTTGTATCTTCATTATTATTGGTTGGATTATGGAACTTCCCTACATTTTTTCAGGAACAGTGTAGCAATGCCGGGTGGTTGCAGATCTTGCTTCTAGAGATCTTTACTCAGATGCGTTGGTTTTACCTATCCGTGCAAAACACGACGCCCCTTCTTACTCAAATACATTAGTTAAATTGTACCGTCTTTTTCGTTTTGGTTATTCCAAACTGATCTGTTTCAGGTGTTGTTGGATCAACTCTGTTCAGAGGCACTTGATATGTTCCTGTTCTAAGGAGGAAATTCACGGTCTGGTTGGATAAGTTCGGTGATAACAAAGTCCATACCTGATAGACTATTGAGTTGTGCCAAATACTTACGACAATAGTCTTTTTAATCTTTCAGTAGGTGTGATTCTCATGATATCTCTTCTAAACACTCTGAATCCGGAGCTGTCCATTTTTGTTAGTTTGTGCCATGTTTACAACATTTAATAGAGGCTGATAAACAGGTGATGTAAACGTAATACGTTAAATGAAAAGATGGTGAGCTTTTAAGAAAATAAAATTTTGATAAGTTATACGGAAATTATTTACGAAAATTATGGTTGTCATTGCAGTGGCGAAGGTATGTTCAAGGGAGGGAGGTCAACTGACCCCTATGACTTTTTGGAAAGAAATAAAATTGCTTGAATATTTACAAAAATAAATAAATAAAATGTTTAAGACTAGATTATTGAACTCTCTAATATTTACAGAAAATCAATTGGAACCTAAGATTTTATTCTTTTTTAATTTTTATTTGAAGTAAAACGAAAACAATTCTTCTTCTAATCTAATAGTTCAAATCAATTTTTTTTTTCATTCTTCAATTATGTTTATAATCATTTAGTATTTTTATACTTTATTTTCTTTAATTCGATAATCAAATAATTTTAATTCTGACAAATAATTTGAGATATAGTTCATCTTTTTTTACATAAGCTTATAAATATTTAAAATATTGTATAATGATCCAAAACTATAATTTCTAGATGCTTTATAAATACTTATTTAATATTTAATTATATAAATTTATTTATATTTAATCATAAATTGATATTTCCGCTACTGTTGTTGTGCATTTTAAGTATAAAAGTTTTTCCGTAGTTTCAAAAGTCAACGAGAAAATATAATAAATAATTATCTCTTTGACCAAAAAAGACTACAAGAAAATTTAACGGACAACTGAAAACCGATATTTGTTTAATAGAAACTTCTAATTTCGTCGTATAAATAAAGAGTATCAACGCGAAAAAAGAAAGAAAAGATAAACTGAGTATTGCTAACTAACTACATTTGACGTCTTTCTTTCGCCGCCTCTAACGCCGACGAGAGCCACCGTGAAAAATCAACCAAACCAATGTCGCCTTCACAGTTCTCCTCACTGCCTCAGGACATCGTGTGGCAAGTCTTAGCCCGCGTGCCGAAACGCTCATACCCACTCCTCGCTTGCGCCTCCAAGAACTTCCGTCTTCTTGTTCGTTCGCCGGAGATTCACAAGATTCGCTCTCTCCTCCGCAAAGATTCCCTCTACATCTGCTTCATGGACAAAACCAACCGTCCCCAGACCCCACACTGGTTCACTCTCCGCAGAACCGAGAATAATCCGATAGAGAACGAGTACGTCTCCGTGGATCTTGCGTTTCCTGATCACGACGAGTCCAACGCCTCGATCATCGCATATGGCCCGGAGATTTTCTTTGTATGCGGAGCACACGTTCACTCATCAAACCTGTGGGTCTTTGACTCTCGCTCTGGACAGTTTCGCCGAGGACCAAGCATGAACGTGACTCGAATGTACAAAAGCGTGGGGTTAGTCGGGAGTAAGATATACGTTGTCGGAGGCAACATGGCCGGTGACATTCAAGCCGAGTCGTTTGACCTGAAGACGGAAACTTGGGAGCCAGCGCCGAGTCTTGAGGAAGAGATGACGTGGCTCTCGGCTGCCACGGTGTCATTAGACAGGAAGGTTTGTGCGTTGATGCTTGTTGGAGCCTGCGCTGTTTGCTACGATACTAGAGATGGTTCTTGTACGGAGTTCAAGATCAAAATCGAAGAGTGGTGGAAAACACGTGCGTGTGTGATCGACAATGTGCTCTACGTTTATTATGGTAGACTCGGGTTGATGTGGTATGACACTAAGATGAGGGTATGGAGATTGGTAACTGGTTTGGGTGATCTCAAGAAGGTTCGGTCTGTTGGAATGGTGGAATACTATGGAAAGTTGGCGGTTTTGTGGAAAGAACATAGTGGTGGTGCAACGAAGGAGATTTGGTGTAGGATGATTGGTTTGGAGAGGAGTGAAGATGGGATCAGTGGGACTGCAGAAGAGT
Proteins encoded in this window:
- the LOC106336697 gene encoding uncharacterized protein LOC106336697, which translates into the protein MRFRKGSRVEVLSLRETPYGAWRTAEILSGNGHTYSVRYYSFGFAKDETLEERVARKMIRPCPPLIDVYRWESGELVEVLDHVFWKPATVLKELSGRCYVVRLLGAAAVELTVHKVNLRARQSWRDERWCLIEKVSCSVKSSTLTGSDANQNLKTRKTSVVSIRLVKRPSPCESAESCTGTPKKMRLTEEAAAAKNGFRQMVRVRSKRFSSDDTSDACSVGSCSPIRYDESTSFLDGSSSQDADSCSSDAESSKGCRQEVRRSCRPELSTYRSTLGKLFAQGPLNWDQEASLTDLRLSLDISTDEHLMEIRNLTSSAGTSLQCGISCYIFFFSKRVLIVICIGNRMEERTV
- the LOC106340936 gene encoding F-box/kelch-repeat protein At2g44630-like, whose product is MSPSQFSSLPQDIVWQVLARVPKRSYPLLACASKNFRLLVRSPEIHKIRSLLRKDSLYICFMDKTNRPQTPHWFTLRRTENNPIENEYVSVDLAFPDHDESNASIIAYGPEIFFVCGAHVHSSNLWVFDSRSGQFRRGPSMNVTRMYKSVGLVGSKIYVVGGNMAGDIQAESFDLKTETWEPAPSLEEEMTWLSAATVSLDRKVCALMLVGACAVCYDTRDGSCTEFKIKIEEWWKTRACVIDNVLYVYYGRLGLMWYDTKMRVWRLVTGLGDLKKVRSVGMVEYYGKLAVLWKEHSGGATKEIWCRMIGLERSEDGISGTAEESSQLLGSVPRCFRLHRVLSVSD